The Echinicola rosea genome has a segment encoding these proteins:
- a CDS encoding helix-turn-helix domain-containing protein encodes MQNVQKIMRILRESKDFSQEYVANKLDIHQRTYSNLESGKTKLTIDRIKQLAEFYQVEPEYFLSEELPVINYNTGPNSHGGVFETYNNDSGKLEFMRELYEKLLRDKNERILQLEDQIKTLTSLLEKISK; translated from the coding sequence ATGCAAAACGTTCAAAAAATCATGCGAATACTAAGGGAGTCCAAGGACTTCAGTCAAGAATATGTAGCTAATAAGCTGGATATTCATCAGCGGACCTATTCTAATCTTGAATCAGGAAAAACCAAATTGACGATTGATCGGATAAAGCAATTGGCTGAGTTTTACCAAGTAGAACCAGAATATTTTTTATCTGAAGAACTGCCAGTTATTAATTATAACACTGGACCAAATAGCCATGGTGGAGTTTTTGAGACGTATAATAATGATTCCGGAAAGTTGGAATTTATGAGGGAATTGTATGAAAAGCTACTGAGGGATAAAAATGAGCGCATTTTGCAATTAGAAGATCAAAT
- a CDS encoding helix-turn-helix domain-containing protein, which produces MNDVTPFQDQLLDNHSIGQNLMAFRKLRNLKALEVGEYLSMSEANYTKYERGENKITIDIINQFSEFTKVNPIHVLTIKPGQIIEFFYALEKRKYMMDKNQLESLIHILKELKESNDSLKAVLKDALVSPLINQS; this is translated from the coding sequence ATGAATGATGTTACTCCTTTCCAGGATCAGCTTCTAGACAATCACTCGATTGGTCAAAACTTAATGGCCTTTAGAAAACTTAGGAATCTTAAGGCCTTAGAGGTAGGCGAGTATCTGAGCATGTCAGAAGCCAACTATACCAAGTATGAGCGTGGGGAGAATAAAATCACTATAGATATCATCAACCAATTTTCAGAATTTACAAAGGTAAATCCTATACATGTCCTTACCATCAAGCCTGGTCAAATAATTGAATTTTTTTATGCCCTTGAAAAGAGAAAATATATGATGGACAAGAATCAACTGGAATCCTTGATCCATATTTTAAAGGAACTTAAAGAGAGTAACGATTCATTGAAAGCCGTATTAAAAGATGCCTTAGTTTCACCTTTAATAAACCAATCATGA